A stretch of the Theileria equi strain WA chromosome 1, complete sequence genome encodes the following:
- a CDS encoding hypothetical protein (encoded by transcript BEWA_026050A) — translation MANGTAYEEDHAPSLTRRRNDRRVEDVAVDESPVPQTSRYTTTLDISSPDEDKCNSFNYSFADNAIRLIVPNKDTTVSKLMNGAEEDAYTLSSEEAFQYTKLYLNKDKKPELVLVVTKRADTSKETYLELQNGKWTVCDNHEKKMKTLKVITEWKSDFELDLASTSSTNECSIFQVDLLGITTRHFYPKAGYLAVKVNDGTRSIWEPTKPGSRYGSEEDFDGYDYCLSCLIHNKGDKELLEMIVVERLSRRWKYFEKSGEEWMEINKTDFDQKLRDLKMEQSTTPESKY, via the coding sequence ATGGCCAATGGAACTGCCTATGAAGAAGACCATGCACCGTCCTTGACTCGTAGACGTAATGACAGAAGGGTAGAAGATGTGGCAGTGGACGAATCTCCAGTTCCTCAAACATCTAGATACACTACTACTCTTGATATATCCAGTCCAGATGAGGACAAGTGCAACTCTTTCAACTATTCCTTCGCTGATAACGCGATCAGACTCATTGTTCCTAATAAAGATACTACTGTATCAAAGCTCATGAACGGTGCTGAGGAGGATGCTTATACTCTTTCATCCGAAGAGGCATTCCAATATACCAAGCTCTATCTtaacaaggataagaagCCTGAACTGGTCCTTGTAGTAACTAAGAGAGCTGATACTTCTAAGGAAACTTATCTTGAACTCCAGAACGGAAAGTGGACGGTCTGTGATAACCATGAAAAAAAGATGAAAACTTTGAAAGTTATTACAGAATGGAAATCAGACTTTGAACTTGACCTTGCATCAACTAGTAGTACTAATGAATGTAGCATTTTCCAAGTCGACCTCCTGGGTATTACCACTAGACACTTTTATCCAAAGGCTGGATATCTTGCTGTAAAAGTAAATGATGGGACTAGGTCCATATGGGAACCCACAAAGCCTGGTAGTAGATATGGATCAGAAGAAGACTTTGATGGCTATGATTACTGCCTTTCTTGTCTCATTCATAATAAAGGCGATAAGGAGCTACTTGAGATGATTGTGGTGGAAAGATTATCAAGGAGATggaagtactttgaaaagagtgGTGAAGAGTGGATGGAGATTAATAAGACAGACTTTGATCAGAAGCTAAGGGACCTAAAGATGGAACAGTCTACTACTCCAGAGTCTAAATACTGA
- a CDS encoding hypothetical protein (encoded by transcript BEWA_026060A) produces the protein MAFTSGGMRTVSLLYVLHLCRSCLCLAGRDGGGTADFGSSQVDLSSLRNPLKLDISKVDSTNTTILEEEERGMKSRRFTPRAGFYFQSVVYGQTSLWQAEHGAKCVSVGEYLTDKAAVMLLKVHDYGEVLLRWFVKEENKWKSVTAKEGAAKLDEMKRSRGVESFSLDVSEVDETKVVFRREVTKGTPRVTFEECKPKEGYLVSSVVDSGKELLKLEDGKKFLLSTLLFDEKTALLGLGVDDDPIPKFTYFEKVDGEWNVITTEDYYKHSEALNQALKEFRAVKHPQPQKDHWEGLAQAAPLEASESTADTDEPASLFTRNIAYIPEYTTPASKLAAKVNGFLFNVEEAEEDAVKVLKLRAKPGATTTELKYGEDLVWSGVGTIFNSSCPSATLYFDAEEPTLAVVDSKDRNNKVKTVYRHKDEDQWKNGHEVSHKRKLEELKSKHKA, from the coding sequence ATGGCCTTTACTAGCGGAGGAATGAGGACCGTTTCTCTCTTGTACGTTCTACATTTGTGTAGAAGTTGTCTTTGTCTGGCTGGACGTGATGGAGGTGGTACCGCTGACTTTGGATCTTCTCAAGTTGATTTGAGCAGCCTCAGGAATCCCCTGAAGTTAGACATCTCCAAGGTCGATAGTACAAATACTACCATcttggaggaggaagaaaggGGAATGAAGTCTAGACGATTTACTCCGCGCGCAGGGTTCTACTTCCAGAGCGTTGTCTACGGGCAAACTTCTCTATGGCAAGCGGAGCACGGCGCAAAGTGCGTCTCCGTAGGCGAGTACTTGACTGACAAGGCGGCTGTCATGCTCCTAAAGGTCCACGACTACGGCGAGGTGCTACTCCGTTGGTttgtaaaggaagagaataagTGGAAGAGTGTCACAGCCAAGGAAGGCGCCGCCAAGCTCGATGAGATGAAGAGGTCGAGGGGAGTAGAATCATTCTCATTGGACGTCTCCGAGGTGGATGAGACAAAGGTGGTTTTTCGCAGGGAGGTAACCAAAGGAACACCAAGGGTAACATTTGAGGAATGCAAACCAAAGGAGGGCTATCTCGTGTCCTCTGTAGTCGACTCTGGTAAGGAGCTACTAAAGCTAGAAGATGGCAAAAAGTTTCTACTCTCAACCCTCTTGTTTGATGAGAAAACTGCTCTTCTTGGTCTGGGAGTTGACGACGATCCCATCCCCAAGTTTACgtattttgaaaaggtagaCGGGGAATGGAATGTGATTACTACTGAGGATTACTACAAACACTCGGAAGCGCTGAATCAGGCTCTAAAGGAGTTCCGAGCAGTAAAACATCCTCAGCCACAAAAGGACCATTGGGAGGGCCTTGCCCAAGCAGCTCCATTAGAAGCTTCTGAATCTACTGCAGATACCGACGAGCCCGCAAGTTTATTCACTCGAAATATTGCTTATATACCCGAGTATACAACCCCTGCAAGTAAACTCGCTGCCAAAGTGAATGGGTTCCTATTCAACGTGGAGGAGGCTGAGGAAGATGCTGTTAAGGTTCTCAAGTTGAGGGCTAAACCCGGTGCTACTACCACTGAGCTCAAGTATGGCGAGGATCTTGTATGGTCCGGAGTGGGAACAATCTTCAATTCCTCATGCCCTTCAGCTACCCTCTACTTTGATGCTGAGGAACCCACCCTTGCCGTGGTAGATTCCAAAGACAGGAACAACAAAGTCAAGACGGTCTATAGACACAAGGATGAAGAccagtggaagaatggtCACGAGGTCAGTCACAAGAGGAAACTGGAGGAACTAAAAAGCAAGCACAAAGCTTGA
- a CDS encoding ABC transporter, ATP-binding protein family member protein (encoded by transcript BEWA_026070A) — protein MRPFYWPNRNTTFNKSYHLLRLLIVLAVVFLCCGKACSLSSPHFIGRAVEALSKKEKGNAIYNLAMFSLAAFMAICCDEMRNLSYRYVQCIGITDLSLRFYSHLHTLSYQWFAENKSGEIVRSMYRGMDSVREFTQFGVILLVPTVVESVSIVILFMAYFKDIWLSVTVFCGLVIYFVITIVVTNWRTRTREAHAKRDNEIHGLATDGINNFETVKYYTNEDFEVRKFVKAVKVHEKLNWKIMNSLSFINVSQEVIKQGTIFLCLFIGSTYILAGTADIGAIITIQTYLFLLFRPLFILGSIYSTVVKAIVGVQDAIVLFKTQPTVVDLPDAKTLDIHGDEEVPALIEYTNVSFAYNTGALKHDKDAHEIHKRAKERPGKCPIDLTLHSISFKLDKFKSVAIVGPTGSGKTTICRLLCRLYDVTSGSIKINGVPVNEYTQKSLRNNIGVVAQDTILFHDTIRNNIRYAKLDATDDEIYASLKKARLYDRVLEFPDKLDTVVGERGVKLSGGEKQRVSIARCFLKDPPIIILDEATSALDSKTESLIQETITTLTSKKTVLTIAHRLSTIVNADNILVIDKGKILQQGKHNELIEKEGPYKELWNAQLKHKMQNLDL, from the coding sequence CTCTTCTCCTCACTTTATTGGAAGAGCTGTCGAAGCTCTATccaagaaggaaaagggTAATGCCATTTACAACCTTGCCATGTTTTCACTTGCCGCTTTCATGGCTATTTGTTGCGATGAGATGAGGAACCTTTCATATCGTTATGTCCAGTGCATTGGAATAACGGATCTGTCACTTCGTTTCTATTCTCACTTGCATACACTCAGCTATCAGTGGTTTGCTGAAAACAAGTCTGGAGAAATTGTGAGATCAATGTATCGTGGAATGGATTCCGTACGTGAATTCACACAATTTGGAGTTATTCTTTTGGTTCCTACGGTCGTTGAATCGGTTAGTATTGTCATCTTGTTCATGGCATACTTCAAGGATATTTGGCTCTCTGTCACCGTCTTCTGTGGACTCGTCATTTACTTTGTCATCACAATTGTGGTCACCAATTGGAGAACAAGGACCCGCGAAGCGCATGCAAAGAGAGATAACGAGATCCATGGACTTGCTACTGATGGCATCAACAACTTTGAGACTGTAAAGTACTACACAAACGAGGATTTTGAGGTCAGGAAGTTCGTCAAGGCTGTAAAGGTGCATGAGAAACTCAACTGGAAGATCATGAACAGCTTATCATTCATCAACGTTTCACAGGAAGTCATCAAGCAAGGGACCATTTTCCTCTGCCTTTTCATTGGTTCGACTTATATCCTTGCTGGAACTGCAGACATTGGAGCCATAATCACCATACAGACTTATCTCTTTTTGCTCTTCAGACCGCTCTTTATCCTTGGTAGCATTTACTCTACCGTCGTAAAGGCCATTGTTGGAGTGCAGGATGCCATTGTCTTGTTCAAGACGCAGCCAACAGTTGTGGACTTGCCAGACGCTAAAACTTTGGATATCCATGGCGACGAAGAAGTTCCCGCATTGATTGAGTATACAAATGTCTCGTTTGCATACAATACAGGGGCTTTAAAGCACGACAAGGATGCACATGAAATCCACAAAAGGGCAAAGGAAAGGCCTGGCAAGTGTCCAATTGATCTCACTCTTCACTCAATTTCATTCAAACTTGACAAGTTCAAGTCTGTTGCTATCGTTGGTCCCACGGGAAGCGGTAAGACCACAATCTGCAGATTGCTGTGCAGGTTGTACGATGTCACTAGTGGTAGCATAAAAATTAACGGTGTGCCAGTGAATGAGTACACACAAAAGAGTCTCAGAAACAACATTGGAGTGGTCGCTCAGGACACTATACTGTTCCACGATACCATCAGGAATAACATTAGATACGCCAAGCTTGATGCCACCGACGATGAAATTTACGCTTCCCTCAAAAAGGCGAGGCTATACGATAGGGTGCTAGAGTTCCCAGACAAGCTGGACACTGTTGTCGGAGAACGGGGTGTCAAGCTTTCTGGAGGTGAAAAGCAGAGGGTGAGCATTGCCAGGTGCTTCTTGAAAGATCCCCCAATCATCATCCTCGACGAAGCCACGAGTGCCCTCGATTCCAAGACCGAGTCTCTCATCCAAGAGACCATAACTACACTCACTAGCAAGAAGACAGTTCTAACAATCGCACACAGGCTCTCCACCATTGTCAATGCGGACAACATCCTGGTCATTGACAAGGGGAAAATTTTGCAACAAGGCAAACACAATGAACTCATTGAAAAGGAGGGACCTTACAAGGAACTCTGGAACGCACAACTTAAACATAAAATGCAGAATCTTGATTTATAA